DNA sequence from the Parasphaerochaeta coccoides DSM 17374 genome:
CCCGTCACCATGATGATGAACATGGAGCAACGCCACGGCGAACAAAAGCCGGTGATAAGGAAAGCCCTTGTAGACTTGAAGGACAAGCCCTTCACGTATTTTGCACAGCATCGGGACACATGGGCGGTGGAAACAGCCTACACGTACCCCGGAGCAATCCAGTATTATGGTCCGGCAGAAGTATGTGACAGACCGACGATGACCCTGCTTCTGGAGCAAGGAAAATAAGCGGAGTGATACAAGCGTCTTAGAATCACGGGGGTGTTGCAAAATCATTATGCAATGCCCCTCGTGTTTTCCGCATTGTTCATCTCACTCTTAATCATACTCTGCACTTCCGACAATGTTTTCTTCCTTCCCATCCTTCTTCTCACAAAGTCCATAGGACAGCGGATGTCCATGTGCTATACTTTGACAAGTACATTCCAAGGAGCGTCATATCATGGAAACACTATCGTTGTCCGGCGAATGGAGGCTGTCGCCCCTGTCTGCCATGGACACAGAAAAATATACACGATTCTTTGCAGATTCAAGCACTGACGGAAGAACAACGACCATTCCCTGCAAGATTCCCGGAGACATCCATACGGCACTTCTCGAACGCCAACTGATTCCTAATCCTTATTATGATACCTTTGAACTGGACACCCTGTGGGTGGGAAAAACTGACTGGAAGCTCGCCAGAAAATTCCCTGTGACAGCCGACCAGCTCCAAGGCTCCGTCGCCCTGCTCAATCTCATCATGGCGGATACGTTCATTGAAATCAGATTGAACGGAACCCGCGCGGGAATCTGCCATAATCAATTCCGCCATTGGTCCTTTGACATTACACGCCTTCTCAAGGTTGGTGAAAACTTGGTGGAACTCATCTTCACCAGCGCGGAAAAAGTCGCCGTCCGCAAAGCGCAAAAAACAGAATACATGCATCCATATTCAGAATATCCGACCAGCAGCAAGAACCGGAACATGATCAGGAAGGCACAGTGTCACGGCGGATGGGATTGGGGGCCGAACATTCTTGCCCTCGGTATTTACGACAACATTTCCATCGACTTCATGCCTACGGGAAGGATTGAAGCAGTGACGACACAGCTTCGTCCGCAAAAAGAAAATACATGGGATGTGGAAGTTTCCATTGTCTACAGGGCGGTTCGCAAGGCACAAGTGACTGTCGCCGCACATCTTAAGGATGGCGAAGCATCACAAAGCCTGACGGTGAAACCCGGCATCCAAACCCTGCGACTGAACTTTCAGTGCCAAAACGTCGAACGCTGGTGGCCAGCCGGTCATGGCTCTCCTATCCTCTATCCCCTGATTGTGAACGTCGGAGACCAGAGCGTAGAAAAACGAATCGGCTTCCGCACCGTGGAAATCATCCGAAAGAAAGATAAAAGCGGAGGATCCGCGATGACATTCCGCGTCAATGGCAAGGACATCTTTGCCAAAGGCGTCAACTGGATTCCTCTCGATGCCCTTCCTTCCCGACTTTCGCGCGAACGGTATGCCCAACTGCTCCAAGACTGCGTTTCGGCAAACATGAACATGATCCGACTCTGGGGTGGAGGCATGTACGAGAAAGATGTGTTCTATGACCTCTGCGATGAAAAAGGACTCCTCATCTGGCACGACTTCATGTTCGCCTGTGCCACCTATCCCTCCGACCCCGAATTTCTCGCCGATGTGGAAGAAGAAATCCGTTACCAAGTCACCCGCCTGCATGA
Encoded proteins:
- a CDS encoding beta-mannosidase, producing the protein METLSLSGEWRLSPLSAMDTEKYTRFFADSSTDGRTTTIPCKIPGDIHTALLERQLIPNPYYDTFELDTLWVGKTDWKLARKFPVTADQLQGSVALLNLIMADTFIEIRLNGTRAGICHNQFRHWSFDITRLLKVGENLVELIFTSAEKVAVRKAQKTEYMHPYSEYPTSSKNRNMIRKAQCHGGWDWGPNILALGIYDNISIDFMPTGRIEAVTTQLRPQKENTWDVEVSIVYRAVRKAQVTVAAHLKDGEASQSLTVKPGIQTLRLNFQCQNVERWWPAGHGSPILYPLIVNVGDQSVEKRIGFRTVEIIRKKDKSGGSAMTFRVNGKDIFAKGVNWIPLDALPSRLSRERYAQLLQDCVSANMNMIRLWGGGMYEKDVFYDLCDEKGLLIWHDFMFACATYPSDPEFLADVEEEIRYQVTRLHDHPSIALWCGSNENLGAITWYEESRKNRDRYVVDYDRLTEGVIGRLVRELDPDRPWWPTSPSAGPGDWSDNWHADSKGDMHYWTVWHEGKSFDAYYDIRPRFVSEFGYQSFPSLSTVKTYAAEGQRNLTSPVMEHHQKNERGNAIILENFARYFRFPTSFENQLYLSQAQQALAIRTAVEYWRSLMPWCMGALYWQLNDNWPVASWSSIEYSGKWKLLHYAAARFFAPITPIAYVKDGFLKVFVTNEGDAVIPDAEITVKLRRFNGEKVPSRIFRTNLGANSVTEICSLPLSELVANPRDTFAYVTLSVGQIYRETTVLFALPKECQFEEPVISLQVAEVSGGYAITLRCKNPAFWVSLDAEDITGRFSDNFIDLRPTAPRTIQFTPKEPCSHDQLIRHLKIYDLYSSGREKA